The nucleotide window CGACCTGTGAACGGGGGTACACTGaagaacaatatgaagtgcgtaagcaataatattcacaattttattttattaccatcatttgtgttgagtttcatttattcatatatatatataaatatatatatatatatattgaccTCCTTCTTCAGATTAGATCTTTCGGATGCGTGATGAACTCCTACCACCAGATCatatgcgagcaattcaagaggaattggcggcattcttccttgaccacgtgatcgctgaagacggagaataccatgtggagCTTGACTTCGTAtatgtaagagataattattgtatatatgtagccggtagtgtcggatagatatacgagaacttgttgttcgaccaatctctcggagaaggagaggtggtcgatatcacttctctctatatgcatatatgttcatgacgatcttttGTTTCCTTCATtaatttgcttactagctagctagcgtgtctagtcttCTCTATAcgtaagagaggacacttctctctattaattagctatagctataacacaatatatgaaaaacctaaattaacccccaaaacccccaaaccccccccccttcaaaaacaaaaacaaaaaccacagaccctgaaatgctgacgcgtggatgcctattggtcccggttggtgccaccaaccgggaccaaaggccctcctgcctgggctcggcgcaccggccacgtggaggcccatctgtcctggttctgaactgaaccgggactaaagggctagggcattagtaacgaccctttagtcccggttcaggaacagggacaaaaggcccttaccaACCGGGGCTAATGGTGGTTTATCTACTAGTGGTGCAAGTGGCAATCCATCACATTTCTTTGCAAGCTTTCTCCCAAGCTTTTCAAACTCGTCCACATCACGTATGGTAGACCTTTTGTATGGTGGTAAAGCTTTGCTGCTAAAAAGTTCCCAACTTTTCTCTTCATCTAACTTCTTCAAATGATGAACATGGGTTGGCATCTGAACATGATTTGCGACATCTTCCTTTCGTGTGGTTAACAGCACTCTACTACCATTAGTTTCATCTGGAAATACTTTAATCGTTCCGTTTAATTGCTCCCATGTATCTGTTTCCCAAACGTCATCAAGAACTACTAGATACCTTTTTTGTGACAGAAATTGATTGATCTTCTTTCCCACCTCATACTCCTTCATTTTGTCAATTGAGTCGTCCTTGTGCCCTGTGATTTGTTTCATAATATCTTTTAGAAAATCAACACCCTTGAACTTTTGAGATACAGTCACCCAAGCAAGTGTGTCAAAGTGCTCCTTAACTCTAGATGAAGTGTAGACCTTTCTAGCAAGTGTTGTCTTTCCTGCCCCGCCCATGGCAACCGTGGACACAACACTAAGAATTTGTTCTCCACAAACTAATTTATTTGCTATTTCTTTGTGCTCGTCCTCAAAACCAACCATGACAACATCATCTTCAGATTTTTGATGTATAGGACCATCATCTTGTGGAGACTCATCCTCAACAAGAACATTATTATCCAATTCAATTTTCAGATTTTGTGCCCTTGCAAAAATCTCATTGAGCTTCCTTCTTACATGTTGAATTTCAACACCGATTTTACGAAGGATGGCCAAGTCACTCGGTAGGTGAGCATACCTTGAAATAGTACCCATGAATCCCTTCTTGAGCCTGTTTCTCTTCTCCGTGTAATCTGCAGATTCAATGACATTCTGAGCTTCATAAGCCGCAGTCCTAATCTGGCTCACCAAGACTGCAACTCTTGCATTTCCTGATCTCCACTTGCTATCAACATCTTTGAGGTAGGCCTTCAACCTCATCAGCTCATCTTTCAACAACCCCACTTCAAGGTTGACTGCACACAAGAATGTGGTCTCCTGGACTGCAAGGTTGCCCACGCTCCCAAGCACGGTTCTGACAGCTGACTCAGCCATATTGCTTCTAGGCT belongs to Triticum urartu cultivar G1812 chromosome 7, Tu2.1, whole genome shotgun sequence and includes:
- the LOC125518880 gene encoding putative disease resistance protein At1g50180 is translated as MAESAVRTVLGSVGNLAVQETTFLCAVNLEVGLLKDELMRLKAYLKDVDSKWRSGNARVAVLVSQIRTAAYEAQNVIESADYTEKRNRLKKGFMGTISRYAHLPSDLAILRKIGVEIQHVRRKLNEIFARAQNLKIELDNNVLVEDESPQDDGPIHQKSEDDVVMVGFEDEHKEIANKLVCGEQILSVVSTVAMGGAGKTTLARKVYTSSRVKEHFDTLAWVTVSQKFKGVDFLKDIMKQITGHKDDSIDKMKEYEVGKKINQFLSQKRYLVVLDDVWETDTWEQLNGTIKVFPDETNGSRVLLTTRKEDVANHVQMPTHVHHLKKLDEEKSWELFSSKALPPYKRSTIRDVDEFEKLGRKLAKKCDGLPLAPLVDKPPLAPVGKGLLSLFLNRD